The Anaeromyxobacter sp. Fw109-5 genomic interval CAGAAGGTGGACGTCGTGTTCGTGGGCAGCTGCACGAACGGCCGGCTCGAGGACCTGCGCGAGGCGGCGAGGGTGATGCGCGGCCGCAAGGTGAAGACGCGCACGCTCGTCGTGGCGGGCTCTCACGCCGTGAAGAAGGCGGCGGAGGCGGAGGGGCTCGACCGCATCTTCCGCGAGGCGGGCGCCGAGTGGCGCGAGCCGGGCTGCTCGATGTGCCTCGCCATGAACGGCGACATGCTCGAGCCCGGGCAGTACTGCGTCTCGACGTCGAACCGGAACTTCGAGGGCCGCCAGGGGCCCGGCGGGCGCACGCTGCTCGCGAGCCCGGCGACGGCGGCGGCGGCGGCCGTCTCGGGCGCGGTCGCGGACCCGCGCCGGCTGGTGGAGGGCTAGGCCAATGGAACCGATCCGGACCATCGAGAGCCGCACGGTCGTCATCCCGCGCGAGAACATCGACACCGACCAGATCATCCCGGGGCGCTTCCTCAAGGTCACCGACAAGAAGGGGCTCGGGAAGGCGCTCTTCTCGGACTGGCGCTACGACGCCGGCGGGGGGCCGCGCGCCGACTTCGTCCTCAACGGGCCGGCGGCGGAGGGCTGCACCGTGCTGGTCGCGGGCGACAACTTCGGCTGCGGCTCGTCCCGCGAGCACGCGCCGTGGGCGCTCGTCGACTACGGCATCCGCGCCGTCGTCTCGACGCGCGTCGCCGACATCTTCCGCAACAACGCCCTGAAGAACGGGCTCCTCCCGATCGTGCTCGACCCCGCGAGCCACGCGAAGCTCCTCGCGGCGCCCGG includes:
- the leuD gene encoding 3-isopropylmalate dehydratase small subunit — translated: MEPIRTIESRTVVIPRENIDTDQIIPGRFLKVTDKKGLGKALFSDWRYDAGGGPRADFVLNGPAAEGCTVLVAGDNFGCGSSREHAPWALVDYGIRAVVSTRVADIFRNNALKNGLLPIVLDPASHAKLLAAPGASVRIDLASQTISLPDGSTASFPLDGFAKYCLMNGVDELGFLLSQEESIAAFETRSKV